CGCCCTCTTCCCTGATGCGCCCCAGGATGGCGTCAAACGCCGTGTCGGAAGCGAGGAAGGCGTAGTGGTTCGAGCGCGGCTTCTGCTCGCCCTCTCGCAGGTCGTCGAAGTCGAGCGTCAGCTTGTCGTTGATTTTCACCGGCGCGAAGTGGCCGTA
Above is a window of Chloroflexota bacterium DNA encoding:
- a CDS encoding VOC family protein: YGHFAPVKINDKLTLDFDDLREGEQKPRSNHYAFLASDTAFDAILGRIREEGVVYGSGPGSRTDGEINYKHQGRGFYFECENGHVWEVITHTYITSSLAG